The following nucleotide sequence is from Streptomyces bathyalis.
GATCCTCGGCATGGCGATGCTGCTTGCCGCTCGCGTGGACGCGGGGGACCGGGAGCATCCGGACCACCGCATCGTGCTCCAGGCGCTGGGCCTGGCGGCGGCCCCGATCGTGGTCATCATGCTGATGCCCGACCTCGGTTCAGTGATGGTCATGGTCATAATCGTCCTGGGAGTGCTGCTCGCCTCCGGCGCCTCGAACCGGTGGATCGTGGGGCTGTCCGCCGCCGGCACCGGGGGAGCCGTACTGGTCTGGGCGCTCGGGCTGCTCGACGAGTACCAGATCGACCGCTTCGCGGCTTTCGCCAACCCCGCGCTGGACCCGTCCGGCGTCGGCTACAACACCAACCAGGCGCGTATCGCCATCGGTTCGGGCGGCCTGAGCGGCAAGGGGCTCTTCGAGGGATCGCAGACCACGGGGCAGTTCGTGCCCGAGCAGCAGACGGACTTCGTGTTCACCGTCGCCGGCGAGGAACTGGGCTTCCTGGGCGGCGCGTTGATCATTCTGCTGCTGGGTGTCGTGATCTGGCGGGCCTGCCGCATCGCGCGGGAGGCCTCCGAGCTGTACAGCACGATCGTCGCCGCCGGAGTGATCGCCTGGTTCGCCTTCCAGTCGTTCGAGAACATCGGGATGACGCTGGGCATCATGCCGGTCGCGGGGCTTCCGCTCCCGTTCGTCTCCTACGGCGGTACGTCGATGTTCGCCGTGTGGATCGCGCTCGGGCTGCTGCAGTCGATCAGAGTGCAGCGTCCCGTCTCGGCGTAGGGGTCGTTGCCGTTCCTGTAGGTCGTTGCTGCGATGACGCTTCTGTCGTGTGCGCGGCGTCCCGTCCCCATGCCGGGCGGCGGCCTGTCCGGCTCAGCGCGTGTGACTTCCGCGACGGGAACGCGACGCCCGCCGCGTCCAGGAGGAGGTGACGGCCCCGCCTGAAGGGGCGGGCCCTGGACGGGCGCCATCCGTCTCCCGCGTCCGCGTTACGCTGGATGGTCACCTGCACCGCGAACGCGCCCTGAGCCGAGGAACCCCCATGCCAGTCGAGTCGGTCTTCCCGCGCCTGGAGGCCCTCCTTCCCCATGTCCAGAAGCCCATCCAGTACGTGGGCGGTGAGC
It contains:
- the rodA gene encoding rod shape-determining protein RodA, which gives rise to MSTHSYSLSGYGPQKKSAWGRVTARDSAVWRLDWVMVLAGIGLSIVGSLLVWSATRNRTDLNQGDPYYFVTRHVLSLVVGLLLMAGMVWLGHRRVRGAVPFLYGATLLLALLVLTPLGATINGQRAWLHLGGGFSLQPAEFVKITVILGMAMLLAARVDAGDREHPDHRIVLQALGLAAAPIVVIMLMPDLGSVMVMVIIVLGVLLASGASNRWIVGLSAAGTGGAVLVWALGLLDEYQIDRFAAFANPALDPSGVGYNTNQARIAIGSGGLSGKGLFEGSQTTGQFVPEQQTDFVFTVAGEELGFLGGALIILLLGVVIWRACRIAREASELYSTIVAAGVIAWFAFQSFENIGMTLGIMPVAGLPLPFVSYGGTSMFAVWIALGLLQSIRVQRPVSA